Proteins found in one Nocardia brasiliensis ATCC 700358 genomic segment:
- a CDS encoding ATP-binding cassette domain-containing protein, whose product MSGRGGRQANDSITLAGVRQNNLKNVSLSIPKGQLTVFTGVSGSGKSSLVFGTIAVESQRQLNETFPWFIRNRLPKYERPHAENMAHLSTAIVVDQRQLGGNSRSTVGTMTEINPMLRVLFSRHGKPSAGESTAYSFNVPQGMCTECEGLGRTARLDLDLLLDKSKSLNDGAITSPLFAVGGYPWTTYAESGLFDADKPLRDFTSEEWDLLLHGGGFKVRRPGRDVTHSNTYEGIVVRFNRRYLDNGLDALKDKERKDVEQVVTTRTCEVCGGARLNKAALASKIKGKNIADYAEMEVSELIVELGKIDDPVAKPVVQAAVTALERLESIGLGYLGLGRETSTLSGGEGQRLKTVRHLGSSLSDLTFIFDEPSVGLHPRDVHRLNELLGRLRDNGNTVLVVEHNPDVMSVADRIVDMGPGAGAHGGEVVFEGTFRKLLASDTLTGRRLCAHTGLKEQVRTATGSLTISKAKLNNLRNVTVRIPTGVLTAVTGVAGSGKSSLISGAFATQHPDAVMVDQSGIGISARSTPATYVDIMDTVRTLFAKANDAEPGLFSFNSTGACPACHGRGVIQTDLAYLDPVTVTCEVCEGLRYRPEALEKTLRGKNIAEVLALTVEEGLDYFTEDKVIGKLALLDQVGLAYLTLGQPLSTLSGGERQRLKLAHRLQDTGTVFVFDEPTTGLHMSDVDRLLTLFDQLVDDGNTVIVVEHDLEVVKHADWVIDLGPDAGRHGGRVLFEGTPRDLTDDDESVTAQYLRADLARADR is encoded by the coding sequence ATGTCCGGTCGAGGCGGACGACAAGCGAACGACAGCATCACCCTGGCCGGAGTCCGGCAGAACAATCTGAAGAACGTATCGCTGAGCATCCCGAAGGGGCAGCTGACCGTCTTCACGGGCGTGTCGGGTTCCGGAAAGTCGTCGCTGGTGTTCGGCACGATCGCCGTCGAGTCCCAGCGGCAGCTCAACGAGACCTTCCCGTGGTTCATCCGCAACCGGCTGCCCAAATACGAGCGCCCGCACGCGGAGAACATGGCGCACCTGTCCACCGCCATCGTCGTCGATCAGCGTCAGCTCGGCGGCAACAGCCGCTCGACCGTGGGCACGATGACCGAGATCAATCCGATGCTGCGCGTGCTGTTCTCCCGGCACGGCAAGCCCAGCGCGGGGGAATCCACCGCGTACTCGTTCAACGTGCCGCAGGGCATGTGCACCGAGTGCGAGGGGCTCGGCCGCACCGCGCGGCTCGACCTCGACCTGCTGCTCGACAAGAGCAAATCGCTCAACGACGGCGCGATCACCTCTCCCCTCTTCGCGGTCGGCGGATACCCGTGGACCACGTACGCGGAATCGGGGCTCTTCGATGCCGATAAACCGTTGCGGGACTTCACCTCCGAGGAATGGGACCTGCTGCTGCACGGGGGCGGCTTCAAGGTCAGGCGGCCGGGGCGTGACGTCACCCACTCCAACACCTACGAGGGCATCGTCGTCCGGTTCAACCGCCGGTACCTGGACAACGGCTTGGACGCGCTGAAAGACAAGGAGCGCAAGGACGTCGAGCAGGTCGTCACGACCCGGACCTGCGAGGTGTGCGGTGGTGCGCGGCTCAACAAGGCGGCGCTCGCCTCGAAGATCAAGGGCAAGAACATCGCCGACTACGCCGAGATGGAGGTGAGCGAGCTGATCGTCGAGCTGGGGAAGATCGACGATCCGGTCGCGAAACCCGTTGTCCAGGCGGCTGTCACCGCGCTGGAGCGACTCGAATCCATCGGTCTGGGTTACCTCGGCCTCGGCCGCGAGACCTCGACCCTGTCCGGCGGCGAAGGCCAGCGGCTCAAGACGGTGCGCCACCTCGGCAGCAGCCTCAGCGATCTCACCTTCATCTTCGACGAGCCCAGCGTCGGGCTGCATCCCCGAGATGTACACCGGCTCAACGAACTACTGGGCCGGCTCCGCGACAACGGCAACACGGTGCTCGTCGTGGAACACAACCCCGACGTGATGAGTGTCGCCGATCGCATCGTCGACATGGGCCCCGGCGCCGGCGCGCACGGTGGCGAGGTGGTGTTCGAGGGCACTTTCCGCAAGCTGCTCGCCTCCGACACGCTGACCGGACGCAGGCTGTGCGCGCACACCGGATTGAAGGAACAGGTCCGCACGGCCACGGGGTCGCTGACCATCAGCAAGGCGAAGCTGAACAACCTGCGCAACGTCACGGTGCGGATCCCGACCGGGGTGCTCACCGCGGTCACCGGCGTGGCCGGATCCGGCAAGAGTTCGCTCATCTCAGGGGCTTTCGCCACGCAGCATCCGGACGCGGTGATGGTCGATCAGTCGGGGATCGGCATCTCCGCGCGGTCGACCCCGGCCACCTATGTCGACATCATGGACACGGTTCGCACGCTGTTCGCGAAGGCCAACGACGCCGAACCCGGTCTGTTCAGCTTCAATTCCACCGGCGCGTGTCCGGCCTGCCACGGGCGCGGCGTGATCCAGACCGACCTCGCCTACCTGGACCCGGTGACCGTCACCTGCGAGGTGTGCGAGGGGCTGCGGTACCGGCCCGAGGCGCTGGAGAAAACCCTGCGCGGCAAGAACATCGCCGAGGTGCTCGCACTCACCGTCGAAGAGGGCCTCGACTACTTCACCGAGGACAAGGTCATCGGCAAGCTCGCCCTGCTCGACCAGGTCGGACTCGCCTATCTCACACTCGGCCAACCACTCTCGACCCTGTCCGGCGGGGAACGGCAGCGGCTCAAGCTCGCCCATCGCCTGCAGGACACCGGGACGGTCTTCGTCTTCGACGAGCCGACCACCGGCCTGCACATGTCCGATGTGGACCGCCTGCTGACCCTCTTCGATCAGCTGGTCGACGACGGCAACACCGTCATCGTCGTCGAACACGACCTCGAGGTCGTCAAACACGCGGACTGGGTCATCGACCTCGGCCCCGACGCCGGACGGCACGGCGGCCGGGTCCTCTTCGAGGGCACGCCCCGGGACCTGACCGACGACGACGAGTCCGTGACCGCGCAATACCTGCGCGCCGACCTCGCACGAGCCGACCGCTAG
- a CDS encoding short-chain fatty acid transporter: MTATIDEASSEKGLARIAQSLAKWTERWFPDAYVVALAGVFIVAVAAFANGSSPQTVVTAFGDGFWDLTAFTLQMAMVVLTGYVVATSPPVARLIERLAAVPRSAAGAVSFVAFLSMSVSFLNWGLSLVFGGLLARAIARRTDLRVDYRALGAAAFMGLGAVWALGISSSAAQLQATASSLPPALLRITGVLDFGKTIFTWQSLLTCAIIMAITVVIAHFSAPKGEAIKTAEELEVDLDDQPDEVTPRARPGEWLEYSRILPIIAGLMTLGWLISQFVTKAALTVVSSLNGYLLVFLMLGLVLHGTPRKFLQAVTLAVPATAGILVQFPLYAAMAAILTKAKGRGGITVSEHLADFFTSIGGGGSFAVVIALYTVVLGIFVPSGGGKWLVEAPYVMQSATDVQMNLGWTVQIYNVAEALPNLINPFFMLPLLAVLKLRARDLVGFTFLQFIFHLPVVLLLVWLLGMTFDYVPPIIPAGK, from the coding sequence ATGACGGCCACGATCGACGAAGCCAGCTCCGAGAAGGGACTAGCGCGAATCGCGCAGTCGCTCGCGAAATGGACGGAGAGATGGTTTCCGGATGCCTACGTCGTCGCCTTGGCCGGTGTGTTCATCGTGGCCGTCGCGGCATTCGCGAACGGCTCGTCGCCGCAGACCGTGGTGACCGCGTTCGGCGACGGCTTCTGGGATCTCACGGCTTTCACGCTGCAGATGGCGATGGTCGTGCTGACGGGCTACGTGGTGGCCACTTCCCCACCGGTCGCGCGGCTCATCGAACGCCTCGCCGCCGTACCGCGATCCGCGGCCGGCGCGGTGAGTTTCGTTGCGTTCCTGAGCATGTCGGTGTCCTTCCTGAACTGGGGACTCAGCCTGGTGTTCGGCGGCCTGCTGGCCCGCGCGATCGCCCGGCGCACCGATCTGCGGGTGGACTATCGCGCGCTCGGCGCGGCGGCCTTCATGGGGCTGGGCGCCGTATGGGCACTGGGTATTTCGTCCTCCGCCGCGCAGTTGCAAGCGACGGCGAGTTCCTTACCGCCCGCTCTGCTGCGGATCACCGGCGTCCTGGACTTCGGGAAGACGATCTTCACCTGGCAGTCGCTGCTGACGTGCGCGATCATCATGGCCATCACCGTGGTGATCGCCCATTTCTCGGCGCCGAAAGGCGAGGCGATCAAGACCGCCGAAGAACTCGAGGTCGACCTCGACGATCAGCCCGACGAAGTCACCCCGCGGGCGCGGCCCGGCGAATGGCTCGAGTACAGCCGCATCCTGCCGATCATCGCGGGGCTGATGACGTTGGGCTGGTTGATCTCCCAGTTCGTCACCAAGGCGGCACTCACCGTGGTCAGCAGCCTCAACGGCTACCTGCTCGTCTTCCTGATGCTCGGGCTGGTGCTGCACGGGACGCCGCGCAAGTTCCTGCAAGCCGTCACCCTGGCCGTGCCCGCCACCGCGGGCATCCTGGTGCAGTTCCCGCTCTACGCCGCGATGGCCGCGATCCTCACCAAAGCGAAAGGGCGCGGCGGGATCACCGTCTCCGAACACCTGGCCGACTTCTTCACCAGCATCGGCGGCGGTGGCAGCTTCGCCGTCGTGATCGCCCTCTATACCGTGGTGCTCGGCATCTTCGTCCCGTCCGGCGGCGGAAAGTGGTTGGTCGAAGCGCCTTACGTCATGCAGTCGGCGACCGATGTGCAGATGAATCTCGGCTGGACGGTACAGATCTACAACGTGGCCGAGGCGCTGCCCAACCTGATCAACCCGTTCTTCATGCTGCCGTTGCTCGCGGTGCTGAAACTGCGGGCGCGCGATCTCGTCGGGTTCACGTTCCTGCAGTTCATCTTCCACCTGCCGGTGGTGTTGCTGCTCGTCTGGCTGCTCGGCATGACGTTCGACTACGTCCCGCCGATCATCCCCGCGGGCAAGTGA
- a CDS encoding nitroreductase/quinone reductase family protein, translating to MSEIESTAAPAEQTAITDYDDPNAPWNQEWDPAVGIADWNDDVIAEFRANSGKVGGAYAGGDLILLTTTGAKSGKRHTIPLGPGYRGDIMYVSSFMEDRYPAWWHNIKVNPQVTIELRDKTYRGTGKVLEGADYAEFATWVLADNALLADFQSKVDRPIPLVLLTLDSEIACRTSDREELT from the coding sequence ATGAGCGAAATCGAATCGACTGCGGCACCGGCGGAACAGACCGCGATCACCGACTACGACGATCCGAACGCGCCGTGGAACCAGGAGTGGGATCCCGCGGTCGGCATCGCCGACTGGAACGATGATGTGATCGCCGAGTTCCGGGCGAACTCGGGCAAGGTGGGTGGGGCGTACGCGGGTGGCGACCTGATCCTGCTCACCACGACAGGCGCGAAAAGCGGCAAGCGGCATACGATTCCGCTGGGCCCCGGGTATCGCGGCGACATCATGTATGTGAGTTCGTTCATGGAGGACAGGTACCCGGCCTGGTGGCACAACATCAAGGTGAACCCGCAGGTCACCATCGAACTCCGGGACAAGACCTACCGGGGGACCGGCAAGGTGCTCGAAGGCGCGGACTACGCCGAGTTCGCGACCTGGGTGCTGGCCGACAACGCGCTGCTGGCGGACTTCCAGTCCAAGGTGGACCGCCCGATACCGCTGGTTTTGCTGACCCTCGATAGCGAGATCGCCTGCCGGACAAGCGATCGGGAGGAACTAACTTAA
- a CDS encoding DoxX family protein, which yields MSSTATPAPTASTVAARVATDHAATPHAYDAGLLLLRIAVGLTMAAHGAQKLFGWFGGGGLDGTGKFFTSKGYPAGEAMAFVAGVTETFGGLALAVGLLTPLAGAAVVGTLLNAIAVKGTGAFFAPKGIEYELILTAAAAALTLTGPGRYAFDRFVPVLRNHRLIYGLAAIVLALLAAGAVLVVRS from the coding sequence ATGAGTTCCACCGCAACACCCGCACCTACCGCATCCACTGTCGCGGCCCGCGTGGCGACGGACCACGCCGCGACCCCGCACGCCTACGACGCGGGCCTGCTCCTGCTGCGCATCGCGGTCGGGCTGACCATGGCCGCGCACGGCGCGCAGAAGCTGTTCGGCTGGTTCGGTGGTGGGGGACTGGACGGGACCGGAAAGTTCTTCACCAGCAAGGGTTATCCCGCCGGTGAAGCCATGGCGTTCGTCGCGGGCGTGACCGAGACGTTCGGCGGCCTCGCGCTCGCCGTCGGCCTGCTCACGCCGCTGGCCGGCGCGGCCGTGGTCGGCACCCTGCTCAACGCCATCGCGGTCAAGGGCACCGGCGCGTTCTTCGCCCCCAAGGGCATCGAATACGAACTGATCCTCACCGCGGCCGCCGCCGCCCTCACCCTGACCGGCCCCGGCCGCTACGCTTTCGACCGCTTCGTCCCGGTCCTGCGCAATCACCGGCTCATCTACGGCCTCGCTGCCATCGTCCTCGCCCTCCTCGCCGCCGGAGCGGTCCTCGTCGTGCGCAGCTGA
- a CDS encoding dioxygenase: MPVVYLSHGAPPLADDAVWPGQLAAWSAELPKPEAVLMISAHWEDAPLAVGATATVPLVYDFWGFPQHYYDVTYPAPGAPELADDVRKLLRAPGRSVHDVPDRGLDHGAYVPLVEMYPAADVPVLQLSMPTLDPSGLLDLGRKLAPLRDQGVLIVGSGFFTHNLRALTQDGSVHPVMTEFDDWGRRALAAGDVDALLDFEQKAPAAAAAHPRTEHFAPLFVALGAADADLSTQRSVIDGFWNGLAKRSLQFG, from the coding sequence ATGCCCGTGGTGTACCTCTCGCACGGCGCCCCGCCGCTGGCCGATGACGCGGTATGGCCGGGGCAGTTGGCCGCGTGGTCCGCCGAACTGCCGAAACCCGAAGCGGTACTGATGATTTCGGCGCATTGGGAAGACGCGCCGCTCGCCGTCGGTGCGACCGCGACGGTTCCGCTGGTCTACGACTTCTGGGGCTTCCCGCAGCACTACTACGACGTGACCTATCCCGCGCCCGGGGCGCCCGAACTCGCCGACGACGTGCGCAAACTGCTGCGCGCCCCCGGCCGCTCGGTGCACGACGTGCCCGATCGCGGGCTCGACCACGGGGCGTACGTGCCGCTGGTGGAGATGTACCCGGCGGCCGACGTGCCCGTGCTGCAACTGTCGATGCCGACGCTCGACCCGTCCGGTCTGCTGGACCTCGGCCGCAAACTCGCGCCGCTGCGCGACCAAGGCGTGCTGATCGTCGGCAGCGGTTTCTTCACCCACAATCTGCGCGCGCTGACCCAGGACGGCTCGGTGCATCCGGTGATGACCGAGTTCGACGACTGGGGTCGCCGGGCGCTGGCCGCCGGGGATGTCGACGCCCTGCTCGATTTCGAGCAGAAGGCCCCGGCCGCGGCGGCGGCGCACCCGCGGACCGAACACTTCGCGCCGCTGTTCGTCGCGCTCGGCGCGGCCGACGCCGACCTGAGCACCCAGCGCAGCGTGATCGACGGCTTCTGGAACGGCCTGGCGAAACGTTCCCTCCAATTCGGCTGA
- a CDS encoding MarR family winged helix-turn-helix transcriptional regulator translates to MVTLDEPRWLDDEEMRTWQAFLASTALLNRRIEQQLKEDAHLSHTQYEVLVRLEDAPGDALRMTELSAALFTSKSGLTYQIGQLEKAGFVRRTPAPDDPRGIIATLTPAGRRKLQAAAPGHVALVRELLIDVLTPEQRKAIADGLGKVAADLR, encoded by the coding sequence GTGGTCACATTGGACGAGCCCCGCTGGCTCGACGACGAAGAGATGCGGACCTGGCAGGCGTTCCTCGCCTCGACGGCACTGCTGAACCGCCGGATCGAACAGCAGCTCAAGGAGGACGCGCACCTGTCGCACACCCAGTACGAGGTGCTGGTGCGACTCGAGGACGCGCCCGGCGACGCGCTGCGGATGACCGAACTCTCCGCCGCCCTGTTCACCTCCAAGAGCGGTCTCACCTATCAGATCGGACAGCTGGAGAAGGCAGGCTTCGTCCGCCGCACCCCAGCCCCCGACGACCCCCGCGGCATCATCGCCACCCTCACCCCCGCCGGCCGCCGCAAACTCCAGGCCGCCGCCCCCGGCCACGTCGCTCTGGTCCGCGAACTCCTGATCGACGTCCTCACCCCCGAACAACGCAAAGCCATCGCCGACGGCCTGGGCAAGGTCGCCGCCGACCTCCGTTGA